The region ggcagatcaacaaaaacgaagaagcctcaCGATCACTGCGCCCACCAGGATCTTCCACTAGACTCCAAGAATCCGAAGCGCCGgcacctatcaacacctccaagaaggatcacgacgatgacgacgctgccgccaagggtttcccctggtacacgacgaggcgagaggaagggtagcccctgACGCCCTCCCGAAAGGTCAGGTGGCACCCACAGGCGCCACTGCGCCAGTGTCGGCCCCGCCGACAGGGGTTTTccccgatcccaacccgcacctcgtGCGCTCCAAATCcagccaccaaaccaaccaccaccctgcgccaacgcGGTCATGAGGCCCCCATGCCGTCTCACCACGACACCGCGAAGTGGGGACAGCGCGGCGAAgaatcagagccgggactagggcatcagcaccgtcggcacgcgggagggccccacctccaccgtccacgACGGTAGCTGTCCagacgcaatagcaggagcacaccaggcccgtgggcccacaggcccggccgagcCCTCGTGGGCCCGTAAAGCTCCCACCTTCGCGCTGCTGCCGGGACGCCATCGGCGCCGACGCCCCATatccgagccgctcctcctcctcaccacgcCGCAGACAACAAGGCCACACCGAGGAaccggcccgctaggacccagatgggaCCAGaagggcccaaatttgggccgggggCGCGCCGCCGGCCACCGCACGTCACCACGCCGCCCTGCCGCCAAGGGCAGCACTGCCAACGCACCAACCGCCGGCGACCGTCGTCAAGTCGCCAGGCCGCCGCCTAGCCGAGCAGCACCGCCGCCGTCACCTGCCCCGGGAAGGAGACGAGCGCGCGGGGACAGAAGGCCCCGCGGCCGCCGGCACCACCTGGGCCAGCGCCGGGGGCGCCCACCGGCGATGGCGGGGGAGAACCACCGGAGGAGGGGGCcgagaggaaggggaggggcgcgccgccccggccacctcccggggaGGCGGCGCAGGGGCGGGAACgggaggggagggggaagaggggggcgggaTGCGCCAGGGCGCGTGCGCCGGCGGCGGCGGAAACCCTAGCGGGAGGGAGCCCGCGCCGAGATTACGTTTATCATCTTTGTGTGTCTTCTTTCCCTGTTTGGCGAGTAGCTTGCTGAAACTGTCTAGAGGCGATGCTTCTGTCGCTTGCAATAAGTTACAGAACTCTGTATGGTCTCGTTATATTGAAatggaaccgggcagaagccccttttctctaaaaaaaagttTATTTTAGCTTTAAATGTTGTAGGTAATCTGGGTTGTCCAGCTTGCCACATGAAACAGTCAATACTGTGGCAACAACTGTATAACCCTTCCCCTTTGTACAACCCCATGTATGAACAATTCCATATCCATACTACTTACATGTCTAGAATTATGGACCCTTGAGCAGTGATATGTGTTCAACTTGCTTAATGGCTGCTTGTGAGTTTTTGTTTCCCTACTTTTGGACTTGTGAATTCAGCCAACAGTACAATGCCTGATTGCCCACATCAATGCCAAAAACTTACATGGATCGGCAAAGTGCACGTATGCTTCTAGTGGTACAACAATAGTTGGGAAACACGACGATTGGCCGGAGCACTTGCTCCGAGCAAATTACACAATGATATTTTTCCATTCAAAAACAGTAGGGTGAATGAATGGAAAACAAAAACAAAGCAAATGACATGATAATATTTTCCATTCAAAAACAGTAGGGTGAATGAATGGAAAACAAAAACAAACCGCTAGTTACTAGTACCACCACTACTACTAATTCTTAGTGCCATAGTGAGCATATCCTAAATATCAAATAACTATGGCACTTCTCACAGCTAAGTATGGTTATTAAGATAGGTGGATCGAGCATCAGACCTACTCCTCCCCCGCTTCGCAATTGATCTATGGCTtcatgtttcctctctgttgctcaAGAGCAGGGTCGCCGATAACACACTTGTCCAGGTGCAGATCTCCATCATCCAGTGCCTCCAAATCGAGTTCCCAGAATCTCTCAGGCTTGTCGGGAATCTCCATTAGATAGGGATCACTAACATAGGCTTGTTGACTGGTGCCGCTGCAAGAACTCTGAAAAAAAGTATCGGCGCCCCAAATTTGCTCACCATCGGCATCCATCAGTTTGCAGACGTTGCCCGGTAATGACACGAGGCAGTTGGCTTGAGACGATGTGCCATCAGTTCCTCCTGAACACATGACATTCTTCCCCTTGGACCTGCCAAACGTGGAGTCTTGGCAATGAGCAGCAGCAGAAACTGGAGGAATTTCAAGCAGCTCAGCCCCGGTTCCGAAATCTTGTTGGTCAAATACCTGAACCAAAGCCCCGATGTCCTCTGATGCCTCGACTCCGTCCAGACCAAAGCTACCCGGCAGCATGCCATCACTAAGGTCCGTGTCTTCCAGGAGAAAACTCTGCAGGTCTGCAATGGCGTCGTGCGCAACTGGATGCGCAGGGGAACATGTACTCTCTGCGGTGCGCGGCAAGCTGGAGTCGCCCGAGTCTCTGCTGCCATGCGGTACATGCTTCAGGAACTTCCTCTTCACTCTGGAGGAATCGATCCCGTCCCTTCTCCCCCTGTGCATCTTGAGTTGCCTCAGGAAATCCGGGTTCTGAAGGAGCTTGGCCAAGAAGGAGACCACCTGCTTCTGCCGATCCTCCGCGCTCTCCAGCCTCTGGTTCAGCGCGTTCATATGCTCGATCGTCTGATTGTGCTCCTCCTTCAGCCTGGCCACCTCCTGTAGCAACGCGTTCTTCTCTCTTCTCAGGGAGCGCAGTTCAGGGTCCAGAGTGGACTCACCACAAGAACTAGACTGTATCTTCCTGAAGATAGATGAACCAGGCTGAGGGCTGCTTTGTTGCGTCGGCGAGGACCGGCGCCTGACAATCGTCTTCAACAAATGTTTGCTGCCCCGCAGAAATCCCTCGTGAGCAAACTCCCATCTATCAGCATGAACCTTGCGAAAACCCTGATAAATATGAAAAAGATGTTAAAAACTAACAATGAGGTCACTGAATGACCAGTACAAGAAGGTGAAACTGAATACAACAGTACAATCATAAACTCAGTCAAAATGTCAAGTTCAGTGATATTTTTAGTGTCACTCAAGACTAAAACCTATTAAGATACTAGTAGTAGTTgccacctactccctccgttccaaaatagatgacccattgggtcatctattttggaacggagggagtataactgaACCTCTAACTGAACAAATACTGAGCCAAATTGCTCCATACTGGCAACATCACCCCCTTCCCATCCTTGTACAACACAGGAAGAAAACTGAACGGTGTTACCCGCCAGAAAAAATCTTCAGTGAACTTAAAACAAAATCTGCAGTAGATGCACTATGGTATCTGTAGTTTTGAAATACACGGTGCTAAAGTCTGAGAAATATGGCAATATGAAGAAGTGATAAATTACAAGGAGTAGAGCTGCACCAGGCCAAACCTGCGAAGGAGGCAGGGTGAGGAGTTGAGAAGAATGCATGGCCACGCAGAGCAGCAGAAAACCAACAAAATATGCTGCCGCGTTTTTCTCTCTATTGGATAGAAAGAATTTGCAGTATGGGCAAATACAGAACAAAATATGCTGCCGCGTTTTTTTCTCTATTGGATAGAAGGAATTTGCAGTATGGGCAAATACAGATGCGTATACACATTTGGATTGCGAAGCTTACCTTTGAGCGCGAGCAGCGTCGCATCCCAGCAAATGGTTAAGCTTGCCATCACAGGATCAACTCCTCAGGAATCAGGATAATTTCAGTGATCAAGATAATCCAGTTCTTTCGGGAAAGGCAAAATTGGCATTACAGACCACAATTCCGCTCACAAAAGAAACGCCAAATTGGCATTATAGACCACAACTCCGCTCACAAAATAAAAGGGAAGTACATAGAAATATATACGCAGCAGATTTGAGCAGAGTACAGCAGCAGAAACCAGAAggaacaaaaagaaaaacagagcatctGAAACAGAGTGCCAGATACGGATAATCCAGCGACGGCGGCATGAATAATCCAGCGACGGATTGCAAAGGAAAGGAAAAACAGAGGACTGGGCAGTGATATGATACGCACATAAGTGTTGAGCTGCCTGACGAAGCTGGAGAAGTTGTTGTGCTTGAAGTTGTGCGGGAGCACGTCGCGGGCGAAGGCGGAAGGATTCCACACGACGAAGCTGTTGCCGGCGGGGCCCCAGGAGATGACCCCATCCAGCTGCGGCTCGCTGACGAGATCGTACGTCTTGGACAGGAACGGCGGCAGCTGCGGCCCCTGCAGCAGCGCCTCCAGGAGCCGCGGCGGCTCGCAGGGCACCaccagcgcgggcggcggcgggatcaGGTGATGGTCTAACGCGGCGTAGTGGCCCGCAGGATGCTGCTGCAGCATCTCGAGCTTGGGCTCGAGCAGCAGCGCGGCGTccatggaggcggaggcggaggcggtgaCTGCGGCGGGCGTTGTATTGGTGCCGGTGTGCGTGTGTTCCATGCGCCGCGCGGTCGCGGGTGGCCGGAATGGGCGGTGCGGGGCGAGGCCAAGCGGCGCGGCGCGGTGTTTATAGGCTTCGGTCCGGGTGAAACCGACATACTGTTGACGGCGACGGGCACGCCGCGTTGCAGCTGCAGTTGCAGAAGCGGGTAAGGCGTGCCGTGCCCCTGCGTGACGTTTGAGCGCCGCCCCTGGCCGCAGTCGGCAGGCGCGGGGACACTTGGCGGCGCGGCGGATCGCGGCGGCTCTGGCCCACGCAGGCCAAGGCGGTGCCGGAAATATCTGCGATTCCGGGGGTGGAAAGGAAAGGAAAGTGCAGCCAGCAGAGGCCAGGCCAGGCGCGGGCTTTTTGCTTGGTGGCG is a window of Triticum dicoccoides isolate Atlit2015 ecotype Zavitan chromosome 2B, WEW_v2.0, whole genome shotgun sequence DNA encoding:
- the LOC119363324 gene encoding heat stress transcription factor A-3-like isoform X2, whose protein sequence is MEHTHTGTNTTPAAVTASASASMDAALLLEPKLEMLQQHPAGHYAALDHHLIPPPPALVVPCEPPRLLEALLQGPQLPPFLSKTYDLVSEPQLDGVISWGPAGNSFVVWNPSAFARDVLPHNFKHNNFSSFVRQLNTYGFRKVHADRWEFAHEGFLRGSKHLLKTIVRRRSSPTQQSSPQPGSSIFRKIQSSSCGESTLDPELRSLRREKNALLQEVARLKEEHNQTIEHMNALNQRLESAEDRQKQVVSFLAKLLQNPDFLRQLKMHRGRRDGIDSSRVKRKFLKHVPHGSRDSGDSSLPRTAESTCSPAHPVAHDAIADLQSFLLEDTDLSDGMLPGSFGLDGVEASEDIGALVQVQGEECHVFRRN
- the LOC119363324 gene encoding heat stress transcription factor A-3-like isoform X1 yields the protein MEHTHTGTNTTPAAVTASASASMDAALLLEPKLEMLQQHPAGHYAALDHHLIPPPPALVVPCEPPRLLEALLQGPQLPPFLSKTYDLVSEPQLDGVISWGPAGNSFVVWNPSAFARDVLPHNFKHNNFSSFVRQLNTYGFRKVHADRWEFAHEGFLRGSKHLLKTIVRRRSSPTQQSSPQPGSSIFRKIQSSSCGESTLDPELRSLRREKNALLQEVARLKEEHNQTIEHMNALNQRLESAEDRQKQVVSFLAKLLQNPDFLRQLKMHRGRRDGIDSSRVKRKFLKHVPHGSRDSGDSSLPRTAESTCSPAHPVAHDAIADLQSFLLEDTDLSDGMLPGSFGLDGVEASEDIGALVQVFDQQDFGTGAELLEIPPVSAAAHCQDSTFGRSKGKNVMCSGGTDGTSSQANCLVSLPGNVCKLMDADGEQIWGADTFFQSSCSGTSQQAYVSDPYLMEIPDKPERFWELDLEALDDGDLHLDKCVIGDPALEQQRGNMKP